The stretch of DNA GAGCCGAATCGTGGCCGCCGGGCCACGGCTGACCGAGCGGAGGAAGTGACCATGAGAGCGGGCTTACGGAAGGCGCGGGCAGGTGTGGTTGTCGCCACGGCGGCTCTGCTGGGGCTGGCGGGGACGGTGGACGCCCAGGCCCTCGAGACGGATCGGGCGCGTACCACGGCGACCGGGCCCCCAGCGCCGCCGCGGCCGTCGACTACGAGACGTGGAAGAGCGATGTCGACAAGGTGATCGACCAGGCGCTTCTCTACATCCAGCAGCGCATCCAGAACGGCGGGGGACAGAAGCAGGCGATCGTCCTCGACATCCAGCGGTCACTGGGTGACGTCCTCGGCGACCCGGCCGAGTACAAGACAGCGAAGCGGGCGGAGATCGAATCCCTCGGCTACACCATCATCGCCAACATCGGGAACAATGAAAGTGATCTTAAGAACGAACGGCGGAGTCTTCAGCGGAGAGATAGAACGCATGCTTATGGAGGCCGGCCGGCTCGTCAAGTCGGCCGCCGACCGCCATCGCAGCGAGGAACGGCTCCTGACCGCGATGGATCCGGAGGAGGGTGTGGACGCCACCGAGCACCGGCAGCGGCATGCGCTCGACCCCGGCCGGAATGGAGATGAGGCTACGGAAGATCGGCACCATGCGGCCGATGAACACCGCCTTGGTGCCGTGCCTCTCGAACCATTGCCCCGTACGGTCCAGATCGGACGTCTTCACCAGCGGCAGCTTCGCCCAGATGGCGTGCATGCGCCGACGGCCGACGAGCATGCCGATCCCGTACAGCACCAGCGCGCCCACCACCGAGCCGAGTGTGGTCCAGAACAGCGCCGAGGCCAGGCTGATCACACCCTGACCGGCCGCGAACCCGGTCAGGGGCAGGATCACCTCGCTGGGCAGCGGCGGGAAGAGGTTCTCCAGCGCGATGGCCAGACCGGCTCCCGGACCGCCCATCGCGTCCACGAGGTCCGCGGCCCAGCCGGCGATGCCGTCCGAGGGCTCCTGGGGCAGGGCCAGGGTCATCAAGTGCATGCGTGGTCTCCAACATGGCGGTCCGGCGCCGGGGCGCCTCCCGCCCCGACGCCTGCCAATCTAGAAACCGC from Streptomyces asiaticus encodes:
- a CDS encoding DedA family protein — encoded protein: MHLMTLALPQEPSDGIAGWAADLVDAMGGPGAGLAIALENLFPPLPSEVILPLTGFAAGQGVISLASALFWTTLGSVVGALVLYGIGMLVGRRRMHAIWAKLPLVKTSDLDRTGQWFERHGTKAVFIGRMVPIFRSLISIPAGVERMPLPVLGGVHTLLRIHRGQEPFLAAMAVGGRLDEPAGLHKHAFYLSAEDSAVRS